The following coding sequences lie in one Sinorhizobium fredii USDA 257 genomic window:
- a CDS encoding aldo/keto reductase translates to MAFTRRATIQGLGLGILLPLAPRLAFGQSAGILTRPIPSTKEPMPLVGLGTWITFNVGDDPVLKDECADVIAAFFEAGGRMIDSSPMYSSSQPTIGYGLRKLGYPKHLFSAEKVWISDPEQGGPQIEASRAYWGVDKFDLMQVHNLVSWEEHLPALIEMRAAGKLRYVGITTSEERRHREIERIMASQPIDFVQATYNILDRKVEDRILPLAQEKGIAVIVNRPFRQGELIRQLEDEPLPDWLAETGARNWAQFLLKFIISHPAVTCAIPATTRVDHVRENLEAASGNLPDEKMRRRMIDYVEAL, encoded by the coding sequence ATGGCGTTCACTCGGCGCGCGACCATTCAGGGGCTCGGTCTCGGCATATTGCTGCCGCTCGCGCCGCGGCTGGCCTTTGGCCAGTCGGCCGGCATCCTCACGAGGCCGATTCCGTCAACGAAGGAACCGATGCCGCTGGTCGGTCTCGGTACCTGGATCACCTTCAACGTCGGCGACGATCCGGTGCTTAAGGACGAATGCGCCGACGTGATCGCCGCCTTCTTCGAGGCCGGCGGTCGGATGATCGATTCCTCGCCTATGTACAGCTCTTCCCAGCCAACGATCGGCTACGGGCTTCGCAAGCTCGGCTATCCGAAGCACCTGTTTTCCGCAGAGAAGGTCTGGATATCGGATCCGGAACAGGGAGGCCCGCAGATCGAGGCGTCGCGCGCCTATTGGGGTGTCGACAAATTCGACCTCATGCAAGTCCACAACCTCGTGTCCTGGGAAGAACACCTGCCGGCTCTCATTGAAATGAGGGCCGCGGGAAAATTGCGCTATGTCGGCATTACGACATCGGAGGAGCGCAGACATCGCGAGATCGAAAGGATCATGGCAAGCCAGCCGATCGATTTCGTCCAGGCCACCTACAATATTCTCGACCGCAAGGTCGAGGACCGCATCCTGCCGCTGGCGCAGGAAAAAGGCATCGCCGTCATCGTCAACCGGCCGTTCCGGCAGGGCGAGCTGATCCGCCAACTCGAGGACGAGCCGTTGCCGGACTGGCTCGCCGAGACGGGCGCCCGCAACTGGGCGCAGTTCCTGCTTAAATTCATCATCTCCCATCCGGCGGTGACCTGCGCGATTCCGGCAACCACCCGCGTCGACCACGTACGCGAGAACCTCGAGGCCGCAAGCGGCAACCTGCCGGACGAGAAGATGCGCCGGCGCATGATCGACTATGTGGAAGCGCTGTGA
- a CDS encoding DUF6064 family protein: protein MSEWATYTLSDLLMFSPRVYFRLIERYNQDFWPLQLVFVAGAFLVLVSAATRVPRARVAIFPLLAAAWLFCAWQFLWLRYAAIHWGMSYAAAAFLLQAGLMALQPGAAGQAGPPVSRLRHRGGIGVMLFGLLVYPCLALLAGRSLASAETFVMMPDPTATTTLGTVLAISSKRSWLLLPIPLVWCAFSGLTLLALEDAGAWAPFAAIIATLVLLLAGRR, encoded by the coding sequence ATGTCGGAATGGGCGACCTACACGCTCTCCGACTTGCTGATGTTCTCGCCGCGCGTCTATTTCCGTCTTATCGAACGCTACAATCAGGACTTCTGGCCGCTGCAGCTTGTTTTCGTCGCCGGCGCATTTCTTGTCCTGGTATCGGCAGCGACGCGCGTGCCGCGCGCCCGTGTCGCGATCTTTCCGCTGCTCGCTGCAGCCTGGCTGTTCTGCGCCTGGCAGTTTCTCTGGCTGCGCTACGCGGCGATCCATTGGGGCATGTCCTACGCGGCAGCCGCATTCCTGTTACAGGCCGGATTGATGGCCCTGCAGCCCGGCGCGGCGGGACAGGCCGGCCCGCCCGTAAGCCGGCTGCGGCACCGCGGCGGCATCGGCGTCATGCTTTTTGGCTTGCTCGTCTATCCTTGCCTCGCCCTGTTGGCGGGGCGCTCCCTCGCCTCGGCCGAGACATTCGTGATGATGCCGGATCCGACGGCGACGACGACGCTCGGCACCGTGTTGGCGATCTCCAGTAAGCGGAGCTGGCTGCTTCTGCCGATCCCGCTTGTCTGGTGCGCCTTCAGCGGCCTGACCCTCCTTGCACTGGAGGATGCCGGTGCCTGGGCGCCATTCGCCGCCATCATCGCAACCCTCGTCCTCCTGCTGGCGGGACGGCGCTGA
- a CDS encoding carbohydrate ABC transporter permease, whose translation MNTTTKMQDEVLTDTAEGMSYLNRLPRRIVTLYLPMAVFVFVLLFPFYWMAITAVKPNSQLTDYNNYSPFWVVGPTLDHIKYLLFETSYPGWLWNTMLVALGSTILSLGASIFAAYAIERVRFTGSRPVGLMIFLAYLVPPSILFIPLAFIVFKFGIYDSKLALIFTYPTFLIPFCTWLLMGYFRSIPFELEESALVDGATRWQILVRIILPLAVPGLISAGIFAFTLSWNEFIYALTFIQSSENKTVPVGVLTELVRGDVFEWGALMAGALFGSLPVVILYSFFVDYYVSSMTGAVKE comes from the coding sequence ATGAACACGACCACGAAAATGCAAGACGAGGTCCTCACCGATACCGCCGAGGGCATGAGCTATCTCAACCGCCTGCCGCGCCGGATCGTCACGCTCTACCTGCCGATGGCGGTCTTCGTCTTCGTGCTGCTCTTCCCGTTCTACTGGATGGCGATCACGGCGGTGAAGCCGAATTCGCAGCTCACCGACTACAACAATTACAGCCCCTTCTGGGTGGTCGGTCCGACGCTCGATCACATAAAATATCTGCTCTTCGAGACCTCCTATCCGGGCTGGCTGTGGAACACGATGCTCGTCGCTCTCGGCTCGACGATCCTTTCGCTGGGGGCGTCGATCTTCGCGGCCTATGCGATCGAGCGGGTGCGCTTCACCGGCTCGCGGCCTGTCGGGCTGATGATCTTCCTCGCCTATCTGGTGCCGCCGTCGATCCTGTTCATCCCGCTCGCCTTCATCGTCTTCAAGTTCGGCATCTACGATTCCAAGCTGGCGCTGATCTTTACCTATCCGACCTTCCTCATTCCGTTCTGCACCTGGCTGCTGATGGGCTATTTCCGCTCGATCCCGTTCGAACTGGAGGAAAGCGCGCTGGTGGACGGAGCGACACGCTGGCAGATTCTTGTCCGGATCATCCTGCCGCTCGCCGTGCCGGGACTGATATCGGCCGGCATCTTCGCCTTCACGCTTTCCTGGAATGAGTTCATCTATGCGCTGACATTCATCCAGTCGTCGGAGAACAAAACCGTCCCTGTCGGTGTGCTGACGGAACTGGTGCGCGGCGACGTGTTCGAATGGGGCGCGCTGATGGCCGGCGCGCTGTTCGGCTCGCTGCCGGTGGTCATCCTCTATTCGTTCTTCGTTGACTACTACGTCTCCTCGATGACGGGCGCGGTCAAGGAGTGA
- a CDS encoding carbohydrate ABC transporter permease — protein MSITSSGKPPSAMASLMQNNNVLGLLFMLPAAVFLICFLTYPLGLGVWLGFTDTRIGRDGIFIGLENYAFLARDSVFWLSVFNTLLYTFVASILKFALGLWLALLLNENLPFKSFFRAIVLLPWVVPTVLSALAFWWIYDSQFSIISWSLMQLGLIDGPINFLGDPTNARASVIAANVWRGIPFVAISLLAGLQTIPASLQEAASLDGATSWQRFRYVTLPMLTPIIAVVMTFSVLFTFTDFQLIYVLTKGGPVNATHLMATLSFQRGIPGGQLGEGAAIAVAMVPFLLAAIMFSFFGLQRRKWQQGGQD, from the coding sequence ATGTCCATCACGTCGTCCGGAAAGCCGCCATCTGCCATGGCTTCGCTGATGCAGAACAACAATGTGCTCGGCCTGCTGTTCATGCTGCCGGCCGCCGTCTTTCTCATCTGCTTCCTCACCTATCCGCTGGGGCTCGGCGTCTGGCTCGGCTTCACCGACACCCGCATCGGCCGCGATGGCATCTTCATCGGCCTAGAGAACTACGCGTTCCTGGCACGGGATTCGGTCTTCTGGCTCTCGGTCTTCAATACGCTGCTCTATACTTTCGTGGCGTCGATCCTCAAGTTCGCGCTCGGCCTGTGGCTGGCGCTGCTGCTCAACGAAAACCTGCCGTTCAAATCCTTCTTCCGCGCCATCGTCCTTCTTCCCTGGGTGGTGCCGACGGTGCTTTCGGCGCTCGCCTTCTGGTGGATCTACGACTCCCAATTCTCGATCATATCCTGGTCGCTGATGCAACTCGGCCTTATCGACGGACCGATCAATTTCCTCGGTGACCCGACCAACGCGCGTGCCTCGGTGATTGCCGCCAATGTCTGGCGCGGCATTCCCTTCGTGGCGATCTCGCTGCTTGCCGGGCTGCAGACGATCCCGGCGTCGCTGCAGGAGGCGGCCTCGCTCGACGGCGCCACCAGCTGGCAGCGCTTCCGCTACGTCACCCTGCCGATGCTGACGCCGATCATTGCCGTCGTGATGACCTTCTCGGTGCTCTTCACCTTCACCGATTTCCAGCTCATCTACGTGCTGACCAAGGGCGGGCCGGTCAACGCCACCCATTTGATGGCGACGCTTTCCTTCCAGCGCGGCATTCCGGGCGGCCAGCTCGGCGAAGGGGCGGCGATCGCCGTCGCCATGGTGCCCTTCCTGCTCGCCGCCATCATGTTCAGCTTCTTCGGCCTGCAGCGCCGCAAATGGCAGCAGGGCGGCCAGGATTGA
- a CDS encoding ABC transporter substrate-binding protein, giving the protein MPIKRRDFLAGSAAIAGITGLSPLGIRPSFAQAAEPSYKPEEGASLRLLRWTPFVKGDEDAWLANTKKFTESTGVEVRIDKESWEDIRPKAAVAANVGSGPDMVMCWFDDAHQYPDKLVDVTELANYLGNKYGGWYDGVKGYATRDDKFIAMPLTAIGNAVCYRDSHMKAAGFSEFPKDTAGFLELCKAMKAKGTPAGFPHGKAVGDGNNYAHWLLWSHGGKMVDEGGKVTINSPETLAAINYAKQLYETFIPGTESWLDINNNRAFLAGQVSLTANGVSLYYAAKKDAALAELAADIRTTNFPIGPVGQSVELHQTSSILLFSHSQYPEAAKAYIKFMMEADQMNAWIQGSSAYCCQPLKAFANNPVWTSDPIHAPYAKASETLRPNGYAGPLGYASAGVMADYVLVDMFAAAVTGQMTPEDAVVEAERRANRYYRV; this is encoded by the coding sequence ATGCCGATAAAGAGACGTGACTTTCTCGCAGGTTCCGCGGCGATTGCCGGTATAACGGGGCTTTCGCCGCTCGGGATCCGCCCATCCTTCGCGCAAGCCGCCGAGCCGAGCTACAAGCCGGAAGAAGGCGCAAGCCTCAGGCTTCTGAGGTGGACGCCCTTCGTCAAGGGCGACGAGGACGCCTGGCTTGCCAACACCAAGAAGTTCACCGAGTCAACCGGCGTCGAGGTCCGCATCGACAAGGAAAGCTGGGAAGACATTCGCCCGAAGGCGGCCGTCGCCGCGAATGTCGGCTCCGGCCCGGATATGGTGATGTGCTGGTTCGACGATGCGCATCAATATCCGGACAAGCTCGTCGACGTCACCGAACTCGCCAATTACCTCGGCAACAAATATGGCGGCTGGTACGACGGCGTGAAGGGCTATGCGACTCGCGACGATAAGTTCATCGCCATGCCGCTGACGGCGATCGGCAACGCCGTCTGCTACCGCGACAGTCATATGAAAGCGGCGGGCTTCAGTGAATTCCCCAAGGACACGGCAGGCTTCCTCGAGCTCTGCAAGGCGATGAAGGCTAAGGGCACGCCGGCCGGCTTCCCGCACGGCAAGGCGGTCGGCGACGGCAACAACTACGCCCACTGGCTGCTCTGGAGCCACGGCGGCAAGATGGTCGACGAAGGCGGCAAGGTCACCATCAACAGCCCCGAGACGCTGGCGGCGATCAACTACGCCAAGCAGCTCTACGAGACCTTCATTCCGGGCACGGAAAGCTGGCTCGACATCAACAACAACCGCGCCTTCCTCGCCGGCCAGGTATCGCTGACGGCGAACGGCGTCTCGCTCTACTATGCTGCCAAGAAGGACGCGGCGCTCGCCGAGCTGGCGGCGGACATCCGCACCACCAACTTCCCGATCGGCCCGGTCGGCCAGAGCGTCGAACTGCACCAGACGAGCTCGATCCTGCTCTTCAGCCACAGCCAATATCCGGAAGCGGCCAAGGCCTACATCAAGTTCATGATGGAGGCCGACCAGATGAATGCCTGGATCCAGGGTTCGAGTGCCTACTGCTGCCAGCCGCTGAAGGCGTTCGCCAACAACCCGGTCTGGACCTCCGACCCGATCCATGCGCCCTATGCCAAGGCCTCCGAGACCCTTCGGCCGAATGGCTATGCCGGTCCGCTCGGCTATGCCTCGGCAGGCGTTATGGCGGATTACGTCCTGGTCGACATGTTCGCAGCCGCAGTGACCGGCCAAATGACGCCTGAGGACGCCGTTGTCGAGGCCGAACGACGGGCGAACCGCTACTATCGCGTCTGA
- a CDS encoding ABC transporter ATP-binding protein has translation MAGVDFVDVRKSFGAIPIIKGVNIEIEDGEFVILVGPSGCGKSTLLRMLAGLENITAGEIRIGDRVVNRLPPKDRDIAMVFQNYALYPHMTVADNMAFSLMLASRPKAEIDKRVGVAADILGLSKLLDRFPRQLSGGQRQRVAMGRAIVRDPQVFLFDEPLSNLDAKLRVAMRAEIKELHQRLKTTTVYVTHDQIEAMTMADKIVVMHDGIVEQIGAPLELYDHPANLFVAGFIGSPAMNMIRGRLHSEDPTAFMTADGTALPVARPAAAARGRDLVYGLRPEYMSLDPNGLPAEVVVIEPTGYETQMIARLGGHEVTCVFRERVTAKPGETIRLAIDGAHVHLFDAETGRRLID, from the coding sequence ATGGCAGGCGTGGATTTTGTCGATGTCCGGAAATCCTTCGGGGCTATTCCCATCATCAAGGGCGTGAACATCGAAATCGAGGACGGCGAGTTCGTCATTCTCGTCGGTCCGTCCGGCTGCGGAAAATCGACCTTGCTGCGAATGCTGGCGGGTCTCGAGAACATCACTGCCGGTGAAATCCGCATCGGCGACCGCGTCGTCAACCGGCTGCCGCCGAAAGATCGCGACATCGCCATGGTGTTCCAGAACTACGCGCTCTATCCGCATATGACGGTCGCCGACAACATGGCCTTCTCGCTGATGCTGGCAAGCAGGCCGAAGGCCGAGATCGACAAGCGGGTCGGCGTGGCGGCGGATATTCTAGGCCTCTCGAAGTTGCTCGACCGCTTTCCGCGTCAGCTTTCCGGCGGCCAGCGTCAGCGCGTCGCCATGGGCCGGGCGATCGTGCGCGATCCGCAGGTGTTCCTGTTCGATGAACCGCTCTCGAACCTCGACGCGAAGCTGCGCGTCGCCATGCGCGCCGAGATCAAGGAATTGCACCAGCGGCTGAAGACGACGACGGTCTATGTCACCCATGACCAGATCGAGGCGATGACCATGGCCGACAAGATCGTCGTCATGCATGACGGCATCGTCGAGCAGATCGGCGCACCGCTCGAGCTCTACGACCATCCGGCCAATCTCTTCGTCGCCGGCTTCATCGGTTCGCCGGCAATGAACATGATTCGCGGCCGGCTTCACTCCGAAGACCCGACGGCCTTCATGACCGCCGACGGCACGGCGCTTCCCGTCGCCCGGCCTGCTGCGGCCGCCCGCGGCCGCGATCTCGTTTATGGCCTCAGGCCCGAATACATGTCGCTCGACCCGAACGGTCTTCCGGCCGAGGTCGTGGTGATCGAGCCGACCGGCTACGAAACTCAGATGATCGCCAGGCTCGGCGGCCACGAGGTGACCTGTGTGTTTCGTGAGCGGGTGACTGCCAAGCCCGGCGAAACGATCCGCCTGGCGATCGATGGCGCCCATGTTCACCTGTTCGACGCCGAAACCGGGCGGCGACTAATCGACTGA
- a CDS encoding SDR family oxidoreductase, which translates to MTQGKRSGEGKIALVTGGGSGVGRGIATGLSAEGYLLVITGRRADVLQRAVAEIAAQTGGIVRAIACDVGDPGQVAALFDAVRAEFGRLDLLVNNAGSTVPPVPLEEVTFEQWSGIVAANLTGAFLCTQQAFRLMKTQDPRGGRIINNGSISATTPRPNSAPYTATKHAITGLTKSTALDGRPFDIACGQIDIGNAATDMTQRMSSGVLQANGEIAAEPTIPVEHVADAVVYMASLPLTANVLTMTVMATKMPLVGRG; encoded by the coding sequence ATGACGCAGGGCAAGAGATCGGGCGAGGGAAAGATCGCGCTGGTGACAGGCGGAGGTTCCGGCGTCGGGCGCGGCATCGCCACGGGACTGAGCGCCGAGGGCTACCTCCTCGTCATCACCGGGCGTCGTGCGGATGTGTTGCAGCGCGCGGTGGCGGAAATCGCCGCGCAAACCGGCGGCATTGTCCGGGCGATCGCCTGCGATGTTGGCGATCCCGGCCAGGTTGCAGCGCTTTTCGATGCGGTCCGGGCAGAGTTCGGGCGGCTCGACCTGCTTGTCAACAATGCCGGTTCGACCGTGCCGCCGGTGCCGCTCGAAGAGGTGACGTTCGAGCAGTGGAGCGGAATTGTTGCGGCGAACCTGACCGGCGCCTTTCTCTGCACCCAGCAGGCGTTCCGTTTGATGAAGACGCAGGACCCGCGCGGCGGCCGGATCATCAACAACGGCTCGATTTCGGCGACGACGCCCCGGCCCAACTCGGCACCCTACACCGCGACCAAGCACGCGATCACCGGGCTTACCAAGTCGACGGCGCTCGACGGGCGGCCGTTCGACATTGCCTGCGGGCAAATCGATATCGGCAATGCCGCAACCGACATGACGCAGAGGATGAGCAGCGGCGTGCTGCAGGCCAATGGTGAGATCGCGGCGGAGCCGACCATTCCGGTCGAGCATGTCGCCGACGCCGTCGTCTACATGGCGAGCCTGCCACTCACGGCGAACGTGCTGACGATGACGGTGATGGCAACGAAGATGCCGCTGGTCGGTCGCGGATAG
- the denD gene encoding D-erythronate dehydrogenase, producing MHVMIIGAAGMIGRKLVDKLASEPGTLGYEIARLTLVDVIEPPVPAAFSAISTALALDLSSERSAEQLVATRPDVIFHLAAIVSGEAEADFDKGYRVNLDGTRSLFEAIRREGQRERYCPRLVFASSIAVFGQPFPEKIGDEFFTTPLTSYGTQKAICELLLADYSRRAFFDGIGIRLPTICIRPGKPNKAASGFFSNILREPLAGQEAILPVDENVRHWFASPRSAVGFFVHAARMDTGRIGPRRNLTMPGLSALVGEEIEALKRIAGPKAASLIRREPDPVIGAIVAGWPTNFDARRARELGFTAESSFDEIIRIHIEDELGGKI from the coding sequence ATGCATGTCATGATCATAGGTGCGGCCGGCATGATCGGCCGGAAACTCGTCGACAAACTGGCATCCGAGCCGGGCACCCTCGGCTACGAGATCGCGCGGCTGACGCTGGTGGATGTGATCGAACCGCCGGTTCCTGCGGCGTTTTCCGCAATCTCGACGGCGCTGGCGCTCGATCTCTCATCGGAGCGCAGCGCCGAGCAGCTGGTCGCGACGCGGCCGGACGTCATCTTTCACCTCGCGGCAATTGTTTCGGGCGAGGCGGAGGCGGATTTCGACAAGGGCTATCGCGTCAATCTCGACGGGACGCGGTCGCTCTTCGAGGCCATCCGCCGCGAGGGTCAACGCGAGCGCTATTGCCCGCGTCTCGTTTTCGCCTCCTCGATTGCCGTCTTCGGACAGCCGTTTCCGGAAAAGATCGGTGACGAGTTCTTCACGACGCCGCTGACGAGCTATGGCACCCAGAAGGCGATCTGCGAATTGCTGCTTGCCGATTATTCGCGGCGCGCCTTTTTCGACGGCATTGGCATCCGCCTGCCGACCATCTGCATCCGGCCGGGCAAGCCGAACAAGGCGGCGTCCGGCTTCTTCTCCAACATCCTGCGCGAGCCGCTTGCCGGGCAGGAGGCTATTCTACCGGTCGACGAAAACGTTCGCCACTGGTTCGCAAGCCCGCGCTCGGCCGTCGGCTTCTTCGTCCACGCGGCGCGAATGGATACAGGCCGGATCGGCCCGCGGCGCAACCTGACCATGCCGGGATTGTCCGCGCTGGTCGGGGAGGAGATCGAGGCGCTGAAGCGCATTGCCGGCCCAAAGGCCGCGAGCCTCATCCGCCGTGAGCCGGACCCGGTCATCGGCGCGATCGTCGCCGGCTGGCCGACGAATTTCGATGCGCGCCGTGCGCGCGAACTGGGCTTTACGGCCGAAAGCAGCTTCGACGAGATCATCCGGATCCATATCGAGGACGAACTCGGAGGGAAGATCTGA
- a CDS encoding FadR/GntR family transcriptional regulator yields MTGSPILTQMPKVGRSLDRRTAREVIADKLMVLVATNMLRPGDELPGERELANVLHVSRETVRGAIQTLAARGIIEVSQGSRSRVADVDLSDVTVTIASPNAIDSYDLEDVHAARLHLELKVVGDAAENIDEEALKKLESLLDAQRLGGDDAMRFLICDREFHVAIYRACGNPLLSDFVTDLYTYMMDYRRSAMSRPGAIEASYKDHSEIVEALRRHDREAVVAAFHQHLMRIYQTTKELLVDANGRKQKHKSTRNPE; encoded by the coding sequence ATGACTGGCAGTCCGATACTCACGCAGATGCCGAAGGTGGGGCGCAGCCTCGACCGCCGTACGGCGCGTGAGGTGATTGCCGACAAGCTGATGGTGCTGGTGGCGACGAACATGCTGAGACCCGGCGATGAACTGCCGGGCGAACGGGAGCTCGCCAACGTCCTCCATGTCAGCCGCGAGACGGTGCGCGGTGCAATTCAGACGCTTGCGGCGCGCGGCATCATCGAGGTGTCGCAAGGAAGCCGAAGCCGCGTTGCCGATGTCGATCTCAGCGACGTGACGGTGACTATCGCTTCGCCGAACGCCATCGACAGCTATGATCTCGAGGACGTCCATGCCGCTCGGCTGCACCTGGAGCTGAAGGTGGTCGGTGACGCTGCCGAAAACATCGACGAGGAAGCGCTGAAGAAGCTCGAAAGCCTACTCGACGCTCAGAGGCTCGGCGGCGACGACGCGATGCGTTTCCTCATCTGCGACCGCGAATTCCACGTGGCGATCTACCGGGCCTGCGGCAATCCGCTGCTCTCGGACTTCGTCACGGACCTGTATACTTACATGATGGACTACCGGCGCAGCGCCATGTCGCGCCCCGGGGCGATCGAGGCCAGTTACAAGGATCACAGCGAAATCGTCGAGGCGCTGCGGCGGCACGACCGCGAGGCGGTCGTCGCAGCCTTTCACCAACACCTGATGCGCATCTATCAGACGACGAAGGAATTGCTCGTCGACGCGAACGGCAGGAAACAGAAGCACAAAAGCACGCGCAACCCGGAGTGA
- the otnC gene encoding 3-oxo-tetronate 4-phosphate decarboxylase: MSESRLREEICRYGRSLFERGLTPGSSGNISLRLDDGGWLVTPTNASLGFLDPARIARLDAEGRLVSGDKPTKEIPLHTALYESRGSARAIVHLHSTHAVALTMLPEIDPRAALPPMTPYYLMRAGETALVPYYRPGDPAVADAIRGLAGKYSSVLLANHGPVVAGDSLEAAVFATEELEETAKLYLLLRNLNPRYLSPDQVADLVNTFGLDLPSHHDHDGHDHG; this comes from the coding sequence ATGTCCGAGAGCCGACTGCGCGAGGAAATCTGCCGTTACGGACGATCGCTGTTCGAGCGAGGGCTGACGCCGGGCTCCTCCGGCAACATCTCGCTCAGGCTCGACGACGGCGGCTGGTTGGTAACCCCCACCAACGCATCGCTCGGCTTTCTCGACCCGGCCCGCATCGCGCGGCTCGATGCCGAGGGGCGGCTCGTCTCAGGCGACAAACCGACGAAAGAGATACCGCTGCACACGGCCCTTTATGAGTCACGCGGCAGCGCCCGTGCCATCGTCCATCTCCATTCGACCCACGCGGTTGCGCTCACCATGCTGCCGGAGATCGATCCGCGCGCAGCGCTGCCGCCGATGACGCCCTATTATCTCATGCGCGCCGGCGAGACGGCGCTGGTACCCTACTACCGCCCCGGCGACCCGGCAGTCGCCGACGCGATCCGCGGGCTCGCCGGCAAATATTCTTCCGTGCTCCTTGCCAATCATGGGCCGGTGGTGGCGGGAGACAGCCTCGAAGCGGCGGTCTTCGCCACGGAGGAACTGGAGGAAACGGCGAAGCTCTATCTGCTTCTGCGCAACCTCAACCCGCGTTACCTCAGCCCGGATCAGGTGGCCGATCTCGTCAACACCTTCGGTCTCGATCTGCCCTCCCATCACGACCATGATGGCCATGACCACGGTTGA
- a CDS encoding LacI family DNA-binding transcriptional regulator, giving the protein MDFDFKQQSAVTLAEVAEAAGVGESTVSRVLRNEGSFSRKARERVMEAVERLGYVPNRIAGTLASAGSRLVAFVIPSLSNIVFPDVLRGASGVLEKNRHQAVFSVTDYDPQREEALVAAMLAWRPTAVMLAGFEHTEGTLKMLRASGSRVVEVLDVDGTAVDLAVGFSNRAAGRASAEFLLKRGYRRIGYVGHDLDRDTRAGKRFAAFCETLAAAGSPLVDREICSGASSVESGRLGLERLLARYVDLDAVYFSNDDMAIGGYFHCLARGISIPSQLAIFGYNGLDIGRVTPQPLSTIRTPRVATGQLAAELVVTNAPPQVVDLGFELVEGATA; this is encoded by the coding sequence GTGGATTTCGATTTCAAGCAGCAGAGCGCGGTCACGCTTGCGGAGGTCGCCGAAGCCGCCGGTGTCGGCGAGAGCACGGTATCGCGCGTGCTCAGAAACGAGGGGTCGTTTTCGCGCAAGGCCAGGGAGCGGGTGATGGAGGCCGTCGAGCGGCTCGGCTATGTGCCGAACCGGATCGCGGGGACGCTCGCTTCCGCCGGTTCGCGCCTTGTCGCCTTCGTGATCCCTTCGCTCTCCAATATCGTCTTCCCCGACGTGCTGCGCGGCGCTAGCGGCGTTTTGGAGAAGAACAGGCATCAGGCCGTCTTTTCCGTCACCGATTACGATCCACAGCGCGAGGAGGCGCTTGTCGCCGCGATGCTCGCCTGGCGGCCGACGGCGGTCATGCTCGCTGGCTTCGAACACACCGAAGGCACGCTGAAGATGCTGCGCGCCAGCGGCTCCCGGGTCGTCGAAGTGCTCGATGTCGATGGCACGGCGGTCGATCTGGCCGTCGGCTTTTCCAATCGCGCGGCCGGGCGCGCCAGTGCCGAGTTCCTGCTGAAGCGCGGCTATCGCCGGATCGGCTATGTCGGGCACGACCTCGATCGCGATACCCGCGCCGGCAAGCGCTTTGCCGCCTTCTGCGAAACGCTCGCCGCTGCCGGTTCTCCGCTTGTTGATCGCGAGATTTGCTCCGGCGCGTCGTCGGTGGAAAGCGGACGGCTGGGCCTGGAGCGGCTGCTCGCCAGATATGTCGATCTCGATGCGGTCTACTTTTCCAACGACGATATGGCGATCGGCGGCTACTTTCACTGCCTGGCGCGCGGGATTTCGATTCCCTCGCAACTGGCGATCTTCGGCTACAACGGCCTCGATATCGGCCGGGTGACGCCGCAGCCGTTGTCGACCATTCGCACCCCTCGCGTTGCGACGGGGCAATTGGCGGCGGAACTCGTCGTCACCAACGCGCCGCCCCAGGTGGTCGATCTCGGCTTCGAACTGGTCGAAGGCGCAACCGCCTGA